The following are from one region of the Mycolicibacterium diernhoferi genome:
- a CDS encoding mannan-binding protein, with protein MRLLSSLAVAATVAVTATVVAPAPTAAASAPSFCADIGGQWDGQYCRATVPSERKATRDIKMAIPGDLVDHPGVGPVIRDYLSTLMNNWKTAGVKMVADSFGEENFEIFRRGDILSIVFRESYHADGPDFNNGYRTFTFDMADGRRLQLADLVKPGLDPLVAIPPLAQPYVEHALDVAPPPHQPRTYPFVIDRWGPDKVYSGAYKAWALTPDELIIYMPDYPVARDRPINFTPGIMQWSMDGGTVQAHIPLAALSPVLQPQFGGS; from the coding sequence ATGCGCCTGCTGTCCTCTCTGGCCGTGGCGGCGACGGTGGCCGTGACGGCCACCGTGGTCGCGCCGGCACCCACCGCCGCCGCATCGGCGCCGTCGTTCTGCGCGGACATCGGCGGGCAGTGGGATGGCCAGTACTGCCGCGCCACGGTGCCCTCGGAACGCAAGGCGACCCGGGACATCAAGATGGCCATCCCCGGTGATCTCGTGGACCATCCCGGGGTCGGGCCGGTCATCCGGGACTACCTGAGCACGCTGATGAACAACTGGAAGACCGCGGGCGTGAAGATGGTCGCGGACAGTTTCGGCGAGGAGAACTTCGAGATCTTCCGCCGCGGAGACATTCTCAGCATCGTGTTCCGCGAGAGCTATCACGCGGACGGACCGGACTTCAACAACGGCTACCGGACGTTCACCTTCGACATGGCCGACGGGCGGCGGCTGCAGCTGGCCGATCTGGTGAAGCCTGGGCTCGATCCGCTGGTCGCCATCCCGCCGCTGGCCCAGCCGTACGTCGAACACGCACTCGATGTCGCACCGCCGCCGCACCAGCCGCGCACCTACCCGTTCGTGATCGACCGGTGGGGCCCGGACAAGGTGTACTCGGGCGCGTACAAGGCGTGGGCGCTGACGCCCGACGAGCTGATCATCTACATGCCGGACTACCCGGTGGCCCGGGACCGTCCGATCAACTTCACCCCGGGCATCATGCAGTGGTCGATGGACGGCGGCACCGTGCAGGCGCATATCCCGCTGGCGGCGCTGAGCCCGGTCCTGCAACCCCAGTTCGGCGGAAGCTGA